CCTGACGACCCGCGCGGGCGACACGGAGTGGATCGGCGTCGAGATCGACCTCGACCGAATCAAAGACGATTTCGAGGCGGAGGACATCACCGAGCCGAAGAGCGACCCGTCCCAACACGGCACGAGGATCATCGTCGACCGCCTGCACCGGACGCGTGCCGAGTGGCTGCGCCGCAACGGTTCGGCGCTCCGCAACACCCTCGGCTCGGTGTACTCGTGGATCCTCGCCGAGCACCCCTTCGACCTCTACGTCGGCGGGACCCGGGTCAAGCCGGTCCGCCACTGTCGCTGGGGCGACGACCGCTACGTGCTCTACAACGGCAAGGAGCGGATCCCCGCCTACATCCAGATCGACCAAAAGCTCCAGGACGGGATCGCCTGCCAGGACTGCGGAGAGTGGCAGATCGGCTCGGGGGAGGTCTGCTCCGTCTGCGGTGGCGGGAATCTAACTGTGCGCGAGCGCCGGATCCACGGCTGGCTCGGCGTCCAGCGTTACCTCGACAAGACCGAGTACGGGATCGACTTCCTGCGCAATGGCCGGAAGATCCTGCGCTGGGACAAGCGGCTCTTCACTTGGAACAACCCCGACGGGATCGCGGGGAACGAGGAGCCCGAGTACCCGGTCGAACTCGCCCACCAGGGCGGTCGCCTCATCGGCGAGATCCACCTCGACCACGTCCCTGTCACCTATCAGAAGGACGCCTTCGAATACGGGGACCGCAGCTGGCTTACCACCGTGGAGCTGCTGCGTGGCGCGGCGCCGCTTCAGCCCCAGCGCGCCCACAAACTCGGCTACCCGGAGAACGATAGTCCGCTGGCCCTGCTCTTCAAGGGTTTCCGCCGCAACGACGCGGGCCTGCGCTACCTCGTCCCCGGCGACGGCCACAAGCCGGTCCACGCTGCCACCCGCGACTGGGGCCGGAAGTTCCAGGCCGGTGACCCGGAGTTCCAGACCGACGAGCACTGGTGGCAGCAAGTTCTACGACATGAGGAGATCAAGAACCGGGGCAAGGAGGCGAGGACGGCGGCCAGCGTGCCGACCCAGCCCGACGAGAAGGCCGTCGCGGAAGCGCTCGGGTTCCCGACCGACATGCCCACCTCCGGCATGGCTCGACCGGAGATCGCGGCCACCGCCTCCGCTCCGGCGGCCCCCGTGTCCGTGAAAGAGAAGAAGGAGACTCGTAGCGAGCGCCTGGCTCGCTACGAGAGCGTGGCGACGCCCCACGCGTACCTGCACCGGTCGTTCGGCCACCCCGAGCTCGGCTACGTGAAGGTGCGGACCCTGCTGCTGAAGTCGGATGAGCGGCTTCTCGACGACAACGGGTTGCACGTTCCGGTCCTCCTCGACCAGAGGTCCGGCAACGAGCTCACCGCCCTCATCGACCCCGAGCACGCCGCGTTCCGGCGGTTCGGCGCGGACTACGCCGATCTCCTCCTGGTCGACCTGGCCGCCGTCCTGAAGGTGCGGGCGCGCTCCGACTGGAGCCCGTCCCAGCTCGTCGCCGCGATCCGCGCCGAGTCCCTGCAGGACAGCGCGCTCGACGGCACCACTGTCGGCGCGGAGGCCCGCGACCTCCTCGCGGAGATCCGTGCGCGTGTGGCCGAGGCTCTCGACCATAGTGACGGTTACGCCACGGCCTACGATCACCTCACGCCTGAGGAGCAGTTCGCGACCGAGGAGGAGATGATCGCCGCCGGACGTGTCAGCCTCGTCGGCCATCTCGGCCGGAACTCCGGTTTCGTCCACCACATGCCCGCTCTGGCCCTGGTCCGGCTCGTCCAAGCGATGCCGGAGTCGTTCATGGACGGTGCCGTCTTCCGTGGCCCGTACGCCGGGGTGTCGTCGCCGTCCGGGAAGGCGCTGAGCCTGGCCCGGGTCACGGGTTGCCTCGCGGACGTGGCGACGCTCGGCACATTCGCGGGTGGGGCAACCGCCCAGCAGATGCGGCGGGCTCGCTTGAGCATCGCCCTCCTGCGCGACGAATTGGCGGGTGAGGAGTGAGCGCCGTGTTCCTGACGGCCGCCGAACTGCGCGACGGCGGCCCGGAGGGACTGACCAAGGCGCTCGAGCGGACCCTGTGGCACCTGGGCTTCCAGGACGTCCGCGTCATCGACGGCGCCCACGACCACGGCGCCGACCTGCTCGCGGTTCGCGACCGTGAGCAGTGGGTGTTCCAGAGCAAGTGGAAGGCGCACGGCGCGGCCGACCACGCGGGTGTCGACGACCTCGAGCGCGCCCGCACCCACTACCGCGCCGACAAGGCCGTTCTGGTGACCAACACGGACATCACCGCGTCGGCCGAGGCGCGGCGCCGGGCGTTGGCGGGGATCGGCGTCGACATCATCTTGTGGCACGGGGCCACCCTGGACGCCATCGGCCAGGGGATGCCCGACCGCGTGCCCGCTCCCTACGCCCTGCGGCCGTACCAGGAGCGGGCCGTGACCGCTATCCAGCGGGACCTCGACGCCGAAGGGACGGCACTGCTGGTCCTGGCGACGGGGCTGGGCAAGACGGTCGTCGGCGGCGAGGTCATCGGTAACCTCCTCGTCGCGCGTCCGGACGCCTGCGTCCTGGTAGTCGCACACATGCGCGACCTGGTCGGCCAGTTGGAGAAAGCGCTGTGGCGGCATCTCCCGAAGAATGTGCCCACCCGCCTTCTCACCGGCGAGAGCAAGTCGCCCCGGGCCCTTGACGGCGTTGTCGTCGCGACCGTGGAGTCGGCGCTGTCCGCCGTGCGCACGGGCTACGAACCCGACCTCGTCATGATCGACGAGACCCATCACGTGGCCGAGACCGGCAGGTTTGCGGAACTCCTTGATCTGTGTGGGGCTGCGGGGCGTTTTGGAGTCACCGCTACCCCCTGGCGTGGCGACAAATTCGACATCACGGCCCGCTTCGGCCGCCCCAGCTTCAAGATGGGCATCGCCGAAGGCATGGCGGCGGGCTACCTGTCGGCCGTCGACTACAAGCTGTACGCGGACGGCGTCGACTGGGACACCGTCCAAGAGATCAGCCGTCACGGTTACTCCATCAAGGATCTGAACCGGCGCCTGTTCCTCCCCCAGCGGGACGAGGAGATCATCGAGCACCTGCGGACGGCCTGGCGGGAGACAGCCGAACCCCGCGCCATCGTGTTCTGCCAGACAATCGAGCATGCCGAGCACATGGCGGGCCTTCTCGCCGTCTCGGATCCGGCATGGGCCAACGCCTCTCACCTTCACAGCGGTCTGCCGAAGCGTCACCGCGACGTCCTGCTCAACGAGTTCCGTCTCGGCCGCGTCCCGGTGATCACCTGCGTTGACGTGTTCAACGAAGGCGTCGACGTGCCCGACGTGAATCTGATTGCCTTCCTTCGAGTCACCCATAGCCGCAGGATCTTCGTGCAGCAACTCGGCCGGGGGCTGCGTCTGAGCCCCGGCAAGAAGACCCTGAAGGTCCTCGACTTCGTGACCGACATCCGTCGCGCCGCGGCGGTGCTGAACCTGCGCCGGACGCTGGAGGCTGAGGAGACAGAGCACTTGGAACTCCCGCACGTCTCCCGAATCGAGTTCCAGGACGAGACGGTCGGCTCCCTGATGGACATGTGGATCCAGGACGCCGCCGACCTCGAGACCGCGGCGGACGAGGTCCGCCTCCAGTTCCCTCTGCCGAAAGGAATTCTGTGACCGACTACAAGATCCCGCCCGCCGTCGAGAAGGCCGTAGTCACGCGGATTTACGCCCAGGCCGATGAGGCCCAGTGGCCGCACCTCCAGGACGCGGACCGCACCCGCCTGTACAGGGAGTGGACGGAAGACCCCGAAATCGGCGGCCGCCTCCTCGACTTCGTGGGGCAGCGGGCGAACATCCGCCCGTGGCTCAAGGATTGCCCCATGAAGGAGTACGAGCGGGCGCGGCGAGGGGAGGGCAAGTACGCCAAGTACGTGACACGGCCAGCCGCGACGCTCGAGCAGATGGTCGCGGCGACCCTCGGTCCCGGCTGGAAGGTCGTCCCAGGGACCACCCGGCAGAAGCCGATGCGCGCGAGAATCCGCGAGGTGGGGACTGAGGAGGAGGAGCGGCACTTCGTGGCCGGTACGTCGGCGAACCTCAAGCACCTCGTGTGGCCGGCCATTCTCGACCGGTCCACCGGGGAGACGTGGCCCTGGATGATCTGCGTCGTCGATCCGTTCCGTTCCCCCGTGTCGCCCGAGGAGAAGGACGAGCACCGGCGTGTGGCCGAGTTCCTCGGCGTGCGGGTTGTCTACTTCAACGAGATGTAGGGGGATTCGATGGGGGAGGAGTGGTCGATGGGTGAGTGGCTGGTCAGGGCGTGGGAGGCCGGGGCCTTCGACGAGCGTGAGCGGGCGGTCGTCGCGGGTCGGGCCGAGGGCCGGACTTTGGACGAGGTCGGGGCTGTGCTCGGGCTGAGCCGCGAGCGCGCGCGCCAGCTCCAGAACGGGGCGCGGAAGCGGCTCGCGGGGATGGCGGACATCATCCAGAGCGGCTGGCGGGAGACGGCCCGCGCCGCGGGCGCGGGCCCGGCCGCCCCGCGAGAGGCCTTCGCCGCCGCGCTTGGGGTCGTCGACCACGTGGCGCTGGAAGAGCTGTTGGCCGCAGCCGGACTGGACGCGCCGCGGACGTGGGCAGGGCCCTTGCGCGGGTGGTGGAGTGTCGATCCCAGGGCGCTGGGCGGCGCTCTGCGTCGACTCGTCGACGCCGCGCCCTTCCGCGGTGACGAGCTCGGCCGGGTGGCTGCCGAAGCCGGACTGCCGGCGGGCCTCCCCCTGACCTGGCTTCTGAAGCACTCCGAGTCGCGGCTGGCCTTGAGCCCCGACGGGCACTGGGTCCGCCGTAAGGCGCGGGGACGCGACGCCGCGTACCTGTGGCTGCTGGAGGCCGGGCGTCCATGCCGACCCGACGAACTGCTCGACCCGATGGCCGCGACGACCGTCGCGGCGGTGCGGGAGGCACTGCGCCGTGACGACCGGTTCCAGCAGATCCGCCCTGAGGGCACCTGGGCCCTGACTGAGTGGACGCACCTGCGCGCTTCCCCGTACGCCACGGCGGTGGAGGCAATGGTCGCGGTGGTCACCGAGTCGGGCCCCCTTTCCCGGGCGCAACTCTTCGCCCGGGTGATGGAACTGCACCCGGTCACCCCGTGGCGCCTGAAGCAGTGCCTGGTCAGCGATCAACTGGGCGAGACTCCTGACGGCCTCGTCGATCTCGTCTCCCGCGGCGCCCGCCCCATCGAGGAGGAGGAACCGCTCCAGCCCGACTCGATGGTCATCGAGGGCGACGTCCTGGGCGTGCGGATCCCTGTCACCCGGGACATCCTGCGCGGCAGCGGCGTCAACGTGCACACCTGGCTGACCTGGCGGCTCGGGCTGCGCCGGGCCCCGATGAGCCGCACATTCGCGACGCTCGGCGACCACTCGCCGCTCGTCGTCCGCCGCAGCACCAGCAGCGCCCAGCTTTCCAGCCTGCGCCGCCACGCGCTCGAACTCGAGGTCGTCGACGGCTGTGTGCTCGCCGTCCTCCTCCGCCTCGAAGACGACACCGCGCGCGTCGGACATGGCTGTGCGTCGGACACTTGCCCGGCGCGGCGGGCACGGGCAGCCGCGCCGCCTGCGGTGAAGGCCTGACGCCGCGTCAGGACAAGGCGACCCAGTCGAGGGCCACTTGCCCAAGAGCCACTCGCCCCGGCCCGCATACTGCAGTCTCTACCGAACCCCTTCACCGGGGACACCCGGGTGCGCCAGAGCCACACGAGCGGGAGCTGAACCGCCCTCGCCCGGGTCCGTGTCGGAGCCCTCTGGGAGCCGGCCTGCTCCCCGAGCACTCGGGAGACCACGCCGCGCCATTCAAAGCCGACACCCTCACCAGCACAAGCGTCTTCGGGGCTGGTCGCGATCTCCCCCGGTCTCATTCGGGACGAAGAGGCCGTGGGTTCAAATCCCTACCCCGGCAGAGGAGCACCAGTTCAGGGACCTACCCACGTAGCGGATCGGGCCCCTGGGCGATGCCCCCGGACCCAGTCCCTCGTCGCCTCCGCGCTCGCCTGCCTCGACCCGCCACCGACACGGCCGACCACCGGACGACTCCGCTGCCCGTGCTCCTCAACCGCGCGATGGGCACACTGACCGGATGGGCGCCGACTGCGATCCGTGGAGGAAGTCGGCCACCCCCACGCCACTTTCACACCAGTCAGGGTGGTGTCTCGCAGGGAACAGCGGGCAGCAGTGGTATTGCCCCTCCTGTTGGCCGACTCGGCGCGGATACCGCCTGACCTGCACGTATTTGGCGGAATGCCCCTGTGATTCCCAAGCTCAGAGCGCGAGTTCGATTCTCGTCGCCCGCTCCACGACAAAGCTCCAGGTCAGCGGCCTGGAGCTTGTTTGTTGTCCAGCCCTCTTCAGGCCCCTCGCATTACTTGCGCACCACTTGAGTCCTCGAAGCCCCCCGGGCGGCACACCGAGGATGCAATCGCTTGCGAGTTCGACAGGGGCCTCAAGTAGTGAGATTGATTTCAAGTGACCTGCGCCACACTCGCATCGGGCGGGCGGCGCAGCCGGGGTTGCGGCCACACACACTAAATCCTTTGTGCTCATTGGGAGTTGAGTGACTAGAGGTGGCTCCTCATCTGTCCCGGAGGCGCCGTCTTCATGGCCGTAGGCCCGTCTCTGGGGGGCCGACACGGTGTGTGTCGGCCCCCCAGAGACGGGTGTCGGAGGGAGTCAGGCGCGGCGCACCACTCGCGCACCACTCGGGGCGCTGTCCGAGCCTGACCGCCCATCGCCGTTCCTGTCCACAGTGAGCACTGTGCATCGTGAAGTTGCTGGTCGCGGGTCTGGTGTGCGCGGGGTTCGGGATGCTCGCGCTGGTCGTGGGCGGATGACTTTGGCGAAGATCGTCGGTCACCGGGCGATTTCGCAGTTCGTCAGGACCAGTAGCGCCCTGACCAGAGCGGTCGCCCACGTGGGGTCGGTGCGGACCTTGCCGAGGACGCGCCAGTTCTTCAGGTGGGCGAACCCGTGCTCGACCGGTGCCCGTACTGCCGCCAATGCCTTGTTGGACAGCTTCTGCCCGCGCGTCAGCGGCCGGTTCCTGGAGGCCTTGTAGCCGGTGATCACCGTCGGGTCGGCGTGGGGATCGCTGTCGTCGAGCCCGATTAATCCCAGGTCGGCGATCGCGCCGAGCCCGGCCGCCCGTAACTTGCTGGTGAGTTTGCGTGACGGCAGGCGGTGACCTCCGAGGTCCGTCCGGGGTGGGCCGCCCGGCCGCTGGTCACAGCGCAGCACCGCCGGCACCAGGCCCGCGATCCTTCCCAGGGGCAGGGCCCGCCACCGCGACCCGATCTTCTTGCAGTGGCCGCGTATCAGATCGGCGAGATAGTTCAAAGTGGCGCTCGACAGTGGCAGGCGGGCGGTGCAGACAAGGCCATCAGGGCCCTCGGTGGTGTGCTGGTTGTTCTTTACACCAACCTCAACTGCCGCCGGGAGCCTGCCGGTTACGCCCGGCCGCGCCCCTTCCTCCTGCGCGGCTACGGGCGGGCGTGAACTTCCCGTCGCCTCGTTTGTGCAGCCAGCCGCGGTCGGCGAGCTTGGTCAACTTCGCCCGCAGCGGCTCCAGCTTGCCGCGCACCGCCACCTGAAGGCCCAGCTCCTCACCGACACTCCTGGCCTGCACCGGCCCGCCGACGGCCCGCACGACCTGCAGGATCTTGCGGTAGTCAGCGGGCAGCGCGGCCTCGTCACCACTCTCGCCGCGGTGCGGGATCAGCAGCACCGCCTGGCCTGCCACCCGGGCCGGCCTCGGGGCGACGGCCGCAGCGTCATCGTCCGCGGCCCGGTTCTGCTCGGCCGGCCGGTGAAGGACCCGCTCGGCGATCACCAGCTCCTCCCGCTCCGCCTGGACCTCCTGCAGCTGTTTGGTCAGCTCCTCGGTCAGTGCGTCCAGTTCGCCCCGGCGGGCCGTGATCTGCTCCAGCTCCCGCATCCCCGCACCCTCCC
Above is a window of Streptomyces sp. NBC_01803 DNA encoding:
- a CDS encoding ATP-binding protein, with amino-acid sequence MKITPSARVLSMLGEIDFDEWQCVAELVDNPFDNFLDILRSGTEWPDGFTVSVTLPSSPKGVLEVRDTGRGMSYDQLARAVRAGWSGNDMHDKLGLFGMGFNISTARLGRRTRVLTTRAGDTEWIGVEIDLDRIKDDFEAEDITEPKSDPSQHGTRIIVDRLHRTRAEWLRRNGSALRNTLGSVYSWILAEHPFDLYVGGTRVKPVRHCRWGDDRYVLYNGKERIPAYIQIDQKLQDGIACQDCGEWQIGSGEVCSVCGGGNLTVRERRIHGWLGVQRYLDKTEYGIDFLRNGRKILRWDKRLFTWNNPDGIAGNEEPEYPVELAHQGGRLIGEIHLDHVPVTYQKDAFEYGDRSWLTTVELLRGAAPLQPQRAHKLGYPENDSPLALLFKGFRRNDAGLRYLVPGDGHKPVHAATRDWGRKFQAGDPEFQTDEHWWQQVLRHEEIKNRGKEARTAASVPTQPDEKAVAEALGFPTDMPTSGMARPEIAATASAPAAPVSVKEKKETRSERLARYESVATPHAYLHRSFGHPELGYVKVRTLLLKSDERLLDDNGLHVPVLLDQRSGNELTALIDPEHAAFRRFGADYADLLLVDLAAVLKVRARSDWSPSQLVAAIRAESLQDSALDGTTVGAEARDLLAEIRARVAEALDHSDGYATAYDHLTPEEQFATEEEMIAAGRVSLVGHLGRNSGFVHHMPALALVRLVQAMPESFMDGAVFRGPYAGVSSPSGKALSLARVTGCLADVATLGTFAGGATAQQMRRARLSIALLRDELAGEE
- a CDS encoding DEAD/DEAH box helicase family protein, whose translation is MFLTAAELRDGGPEGLTKALERTLWHLGFQDVRVIDGAHDHGADLLAVRDREQWVFQSKWKAHGAADHAGVDDLERARTHYRADKAVLVTNTDITASAEARRRALAGIGVDIILWHGATLDAIGQGMPDRVPAPYALRPYQERAVTAIQRDLDAEGTALLVLATGLGKTVVGGEVIGNLLVARPDACVLVVAHMRDLVGQLEKALWRHLPKNVPTRLLTGESKSPRALDGVVVATVESALSAVRTGYEPDLVMIDETHHVAETGRFAELLDLCGAAGRFGVTATPWRGDKFDITARFGRPSFKMGIAEGMAAGYLSAVDYKLYADGVDWDTVQEISRHGYSIKDLNRRLFLPQRDEEIIEHLRTAWRETAEPRAIVFCQTIEHAEHMAGLLAVSDPAWANASHLHSGLPKRHRDVLLNEFRLGRVPVITCVDVFNEGVDVPDVNLIAFLRVTHSRRIFVQQLGRGLRLSPGKKTLKVLDFVTDIRRAAAVLNLRRTLEAEETEHLELPHVSRIEFQDETVGSLMDMWIQDAADLETAADEVRLQFPLPKGIL
- a CDS encoding sigma factor-like helix-turn-helix DNA-binding protein, which translates into the protein MGEWLVRAWEAGAFDERERAVVAGRAEGRTLDEVGAVLGLSRERARQLQNGARKRLAGMADIIQSGWRETARAAGAGPAAPREAFAAALGVVDHVALEELLAAAGLDAPRTWAGPLRGWWSVDPRALGGALRRLVDAAPFRGDELGRVAAEAGLPAGLPLTWLLKHSESRLALSPDGHWVRRKARGRDAAYLWLLEAGRPCRPDELLDPMAATTVAAVREALRRDDRFQQIRPEGTWALTEWTHLRASPYATAVEAMVAVVTESGPLSRAQLFARVMELHPVTPWRLKQCLVSDQLGETPDGLVDLVSRGARPIEEEEPLQPDSMVIEGDVLGVRIPVTRDILRGSGVNVHTWLTWRLGLRRAPMSRTFATLGDHSPLVVRRSTSSAQLSSLRRHALELEVVDGCVLAVLLRLEDDTARVGHGCASDTCPARRARAAAPPAVKA
- a CDS encoding transposase family protein; this translates as MNYLADLIRGHCKKIGSRWRALPLGRIAGLVPAVLRCDQRPGGPPRTDLGGHRLPSRKLTSKLRAAGLGAIADLGLIGLDDSDPHADPTVITGYKASRNRPLTRGQKLSNKALAAVRAPVEHGFAHLKNWRVLGKVRTDPTWATALVRALLVLTNCEIAR